A region from the Triticum urartu cultivar G1812 chromosome 1, Tu2.1, whole genome shotgun sequence genome encodes:
- the LOC125549092 gene encoding serine/threonine-protein kinase RIPK-like, translated as MASAQPWRSMFCCVGGAAAGAATDDEGPSPSSTPRRRRGERRTLLPSSSASTASRLSLSSLGSTGTLTPEDLSLTLSGSNLHAFTYAELRAATAGFSRSRYLGCGGFGPVYKGQLAAELRPGLEAQTVAVKYLDLDSSSQGHNEWLAEVFFLGQLRHRNLVKLVGYCYEEEHRMLAYEYMGTGSLEKHLFRSIDGPMPWMTRMKIAVGAAKGLAFLHGADTPVIFRDLKASNILLDSDYTAKLSDFGLAKDGPNGDATHVTTRIMGTHGYAAPEYIMTGHLTAKSDVYSFGVVLLELLSGRRSIDRARRSREQSLVDYARPYLKKQDKLHRVMDPALECQYSCQGAELAARVAYKCLSQNSKLRPTMKEVVQALEPILKMDDYLQVGPFVFTVVVENTDRNVEKKEKLIDDEWKAGMKVEKIVEDKHQSHQDRHRQKFPNSMIHADILLQRDGAIGPYTTALQRHRRASSYTEERGA; from the exons ATGGCTTCAGCGCAGCCGTGGAGGTCTATGTTCTGCTGCGTcggaggcgcggcggcgggggcggccaCCGACGACGAAGGGCCGTCGCCGTCTTCCACGCCGAGGCGGAGGAGAGGGGAGCGGAGGACGCTGCTGCCGTCGTCGTCCGCGTCGACGGCGTCCCGGCTCTCCCTGTCCAGCCTGGGGTCGACGGGCACGCTGACGCCGGAGGACCTCTCGCTGACGCTCTCCGGCTCCAACCTGCACGCCTTCACCTACGCCGAGCTCAGGGCGGCCACCGCCGGCTTCTCCCGCTCCAGGTACCTCGGCTGCGGCGGCTTCGGGCCCGTGTATAAGGGCCAGCTCGCCGCTGAGCTCCGGCCGGGCCTGGAGGCGCAGACGGTCGCCGTCAAGTACCTCGACCTCGACTCCAGCTCGCAGGGCCATAACGAGTGGCTG GCGGAGGTGTTCTTCCTTGGGCAACTGAGGCACAGGAACCTGGTGAAGCTCGTCGGGTACTGCTACGAGGAGGAGCACCGGATGCTGGCCTACGAGTACATGGGCACCGGCAGCCTGGAGAAGCACCTCTTCAGAAGCATCGACGGCCCCATGCCGTGGATGACGAGGATGAAGATCGCCGTCGGCGCCGCCAAGGGCCTCGCCTTCCTCCACGGCGCCGACACGCCGGTCATCTTCCGCGACCTCAAGGCGTCCAACATCTTGCTCGACTCG GACTATACCGCCAAGCTGTCCGACTTCGGCCTGGCCAAGGATGGGCCCAACGGCGACGCCACCCATGTCACGACACGTATCATGGGGACACATGGATATGCCGCACCAGAGTACATCATGACGGGGCATCTAACCGCTAAGAGCGACGTTTATAGCTTCGGCgtggtgctccttgagctgttaTCGGGTCGGCGGTCCATTGACCGTGCTCGACGTTCCAGGGAGCAAAGCTTGGTTGACTATGCCAGACCTTACCTCAAGAAGCAGGACAAGCTGCATCGGGTCATGGATCCGGCTTTGGAATGCCAGTACTCGTGTCAGGGGGCCGAACTGGCTGCACGTGTAGCGTACAAATGCTTGAGCCAAAACTCAAAGTTGAGGCCCACCATGAAAGAGGTCGTTCAGGCCCTAGAGCCCATACTGAAGATGGATGACTACCTACAAGTGGGTCCATTCGTGTTCACAGTCGTAGTGGAAAATACCGATAGAAACGTTGAGAAGAAAGAAAAGCTTATTGATGATGAGTGGAAGGCTGGCATGAAGGTTGAGAAGATTGTAGAGGACAAGCACCAGAGCCACCAAGATCGACACCGGCAAAAGTTCCCAAACTCAATGATACACGCCGACATTTTGCTGCAACGGGATGGTGCCATCGGGCCGTATACCACTGCGCTACAACGTCACCGAAGAGCATCAAGTTACACCGAGGAAAGGGGTGCATAG